One genomic region from Phocoena sinus isolate mPhoSin1 chromosome 21, mPhoSin1.pri, whole genome shotgun sequence encodes:
- the CLN8 gene encoding protein CLN8 isoform X1: MRVPGPWPGAACGPRPSLYDVGSMSLPSSGPAGSVFDLDCTSGQVRWALVAAGCTFYLGVFVACHQLSSSLNATYRSLGAREQVFWNLAATRAVFGLQGTAAGLRALLLDPVLQADKVLGQQNWCWFHITTATGFFLFENLALHVSNALFHTFDGFLAVHHLFAFLGFLGSVVNLQAGHYLPMITLLLEMSTPFTCISWMLLKEFWVLHFRLQVDFCVRCEIRVQFHSFAGRLCGLAALEAEPVADGPPVPLPHGPHLPHVVGVPGPLGQPGPQPLPAALGALRGWAGPPHGPHQPLLDPQEDAAAAQPCGLELRARPPQRAGAAEEDEVAASAPTVPAAPTPGRVSTDFHVAPSTTPERASGTESRRGDITARCAHSRELGLCAPSPQGGPAWTGRTKACVRLIQQPRYF; the protein is encoded by the exons ATGAGGGTCCCGGGGCCGTGGCCTGGTGCAGCGTGTGGACCCCGGCCCAGCCTGTACGACGTCGGCAGCATGAGCCTCCCGAGCAGCGGGCCGGCGGGCAGCGTCTTTGACCTGGACTGCACCTCCGGGCAGGTCCGCTGGGCGCTGGTGGCTGCCGGCTGCACCTTCTACCTGGGCGTCTTCGTGGCCTGCCACCAGCTGTCATCCTCCCTGAACGCCACCTACCGCTCCCTGGGGGCCCGAGAGCAGGTCTTCTGGAACCTGGCGGCCACGCGCGCAGTCTTTGGCCTCCAGGGCACCGCGGCGGGGCTACGGGCGCTGCTGCTGGACCCCGTGCTGCAGGCCGACAAAGTGCTTGGCCAGCAGAACTGGTGCTGGTTCCACATCACCACGGCAACCGGATTCTTCCTCTTTGAGAACCTCGCGCTCCATGTGTCCAATGCGCTGTTCCACACATTCGACGGGTTCCTGGCCGTCCACCACCTCTTCGCCTTCCTCGGGTTTCTCGGCTCCGTGGTCAACCTCCAAGCGGGCCACTACCTGCCCATGATCACGCTGCTCCTGGAGATGAGCACGCCCTTCACCTGCATCTCCTGGATGCTCCTAAAG gagttttggGTCTTACATTTCCGCCttcaagttgatttttgtgtaaggtgtgagATAagggttcagtttcattcttttgcag GCCGGCTGTGCGGACTCGCTGCTCTGGAGGCTGAACCAGTGGCTGATGGTCCACCTGTTCCACTGCCGCATGGTCCTCACCTACCACATGTGGTGGGTGTGCCTGGGCCACTGGGACAGCCTGGCCCGCAGCCTCTTCCCGCCGCACTGGGCGCTCTTCGTGGTTGGGCTGGGCCTCCTCACGGTCCTCATCAACCCCTACTGGACCCGCAAGAAGACGCAGCAGCTGCTCAACCCTGTGGACTGGAACTTCGCGCCCGGCCGCCCCAACGGGCCGGCGCCGCCGAAGAAGACGAGGTAGCGGCCTCGGCCCCGACTGTCCCCGCGGCGCCGACCCCAGGCCGCGTGAGTACTGACTTCCACGTGGCACCGAGTACTACACCTGAGCGCGCCTCGGGGACAGAGTCCCGCCGTGGTGACATCACGGCTCGATGTGCTCATTCCCGCGAGCTTGGCCTGTGTGCGCCGTCGCCCCAAGGAGGGCCCGCGTGGACGGGTCGCACTAAAGCGTGTGTGCGTCTTATTCAACAGCCCCGTTATTTTTAG
- the CLN8 gene encoding protein CLN8 isoform X2, with translation MRVPGPWPGAACGPRPSLYDVGSMSLPSSGPAGSVFDLDCTSGQVRWALVAAGCTFYLGVFVACHQLSSSLNATYRSLGAREQVFWNLAATRAVFGLQGTAAGLRALLLDPVLQADKVLGQQNWCWFHITTATGFFLFENLALHVSNALFHTFDGFLAVHHLFAFLGFLGSVVNLQAGHYLPMITLLLEMSTPFTCISWMLLKEFWVLHFRLQVDFCVRCEIRVQFHSFAGRLCGLAALEAEPVADGPPVPLPHGPHLPHVVGVPGPLGQPGPQPLPAALGALRGWAGPPHGPHQPLLDPQEDAAAAQPCGLELRARPPQRAGAAEEDEVAASAPTVPAAPTPGRNPNACPFFQHCSHCCGGFLSR, from the exons ATGAGGGTCCCGGGGCCGTGGCCTGGTGCAGCGTGTGGACCCCGGCCCAGCCTGTACGACGTCGGCAGCATGAGCCTCCCGAGCAGCGGGCCGGCGGGCAGCGTCTTTGACCTGGACTGCACCTCCGGGCAGGTCCGCTGGGCGCTGGTGGCTGCCGGCTGCACCTTCTACCTGGGCGTCTTCGTGGCCTGCCACCAGCTGTCATCCTCCCTGAACGCCACCTACCGCTCCCTGGGGGCCCGAGAGCAGGTCTTCTGGAACCTGGCGGCCACGCGCGCAGTCTTTGGCCTCCAGGGCACCGCGGCGGGGCTACGGGCGCTGCTGCTGGACCCCGTGCTGCAGGCCGACAAAGTGCTTGGCCAGCAGAACTGGTGCTGGTTCCACATCACCACGGCAACCGGATTCTTCCTCTTTGAGAACCTCGCGCTCCATGTGTCCAATGCGCTGTTCCACACATTCGACGGGTTCCTGGCCGTCCACCACCTCTTCGCCTTCCTCGGGTTTCTCGGCTCCGTGGTCAACCTCCAAGCGGGCCACTACCTGCCCATGATCACGCTGCTCCTGGAGATGAGCACGCCCTTCACCTGCATCTCCTGGATGCTCCTAAAG gagttttggGTCTTACATTTCCGCCttcaagttgatttttgtgtaaggtgtgagATAagggttcagtttcattcttttgcag GCCGGCTGTGCGGACTCGCTGCTCTGGAGGCTGAACCAGTGGCTGATGGTCCACCTGTTCCACTGCCGCATGGTCCTCACCTACCACATGTGGTGGGTGTGCCTGGGCCACTGGGACAGCCTGGCCCGCAGCCTCTTCCCGCCGCACTGGGCGCTCTTCGTGGTTGGGCTGGGCCTCCTCACGGTCCTCATCAACCCCTACTGGACCCGCAAGAAGACGCAGCAGCTGCTCAACCCTGTGGACTGGAACTTCGCGCCCGGCCGCCCCAACGGGCCGGCGCCGCCGAAGAAGACGAGGTAGCGGCCTCGGCCCCGACTGTCCCCGCGGCGCCGACCCCAGGCCGC AACCCGAATGCATGTCCGTTCTTTCAACACTGTTCACATTGCTGTGGAGGTTTTCTGTCTCGGTGA
- the CLN8 gene encoding protein CLN8 isoform X4, translated as MRVPGPWPGAACGPRPSLYDVGSMSLPSSGPAGSVFDLDCTSGQVRWALVAAGCTFYLGVFVACHQLSSSLNATYRSLGAREQVFWNLAATRAVFGLQGTAAGLRALLLDPVLQADKVLGQQNWCWFHITTATGFFLFENLALHVSNALFHTFDGFLAVHHLFAFLGFLGSVVNLQAGHYLPMITLLLEMSTPFTCISWMLLKAGCADSLLWRLNQWLMVHLFHCRMVLTYHMWWVCLGHWDSLARSLFPPHWALFVVGLGLLTVLINPYWTRKKTQQLLNPVDWNFAPGRPNGPAPPKKTR; from the exons ATGAGGGTCCCGGGGCCGTGGCCTGGTGCAGCGTGTGGACCCCGGCCCAGCCTGTACGACGTCGGCAGCATGAGCCTCCCGAGCAGCGGGCCGGCGGGCAGCGTCTTTGACCTGGACTGCACCTCCGGGCAGGTCCGCTGGGCGCTGGTGGCTGCCGGCTGCACCTTCTACCTGGGCGTCTTCGTGGCCTGCCACCAGCTGTCATCCTCCCTGAACGCCACCTACCGCTCCCTGGGGGCCCGAGAGCAGGTCTTCTGGAACCTGGCGGCCACGCGCGCAGTCTTTGGCCTCCAGGGCACCGCGGCGGGGCTACGGGCGCTGCTGCTGGACCCCGTGCTGCAGGCCGACAAAGTGCTTGGCCAGCAGAACTGGTGCTGGTTCCACATCACCACGGCAACCGGATTCTTCCTCTTTGAGAACCTCGCGCTCCATGTGTCCAATGCGCTGTTCCACACATTCGACGGGTTCCTGGCCGTCCACCACCTCTTCGCCTTCCTCGGGTTTCTCGGCTCCGTGGTCAACCTCCAAGCGGGCCACTACCTGCCCATGATCACGCTGCTCCTGGAGATGAGCACGCCCTTCACCTGCATCTCCTGGATGCTCCTAAAG GCCGGCTGTGCGGACTCGCTGCTCTGGAGGCTGAACCAGTGGCTGATGGTCCACCTGTTCCACTGCCGCATGGTCCTCACCTACCACATGTGGTGGGTGTGCCTGGGCCACTGGGACAGCCTGGCCCGCAGCCTCTTCCCGCCGCACTGGGCGCTCTTCGTGGTTGGGCTGGGCCTCCTCACGGTCCTCATCAACCCCTACTGGACCCGCAAGAAGACGCAGCAGCTGCTCAACCCTGTGGACTGGAACTTCGCGCCCGGCCGCCCCAACGGGCCGGCGCCGCCGAAGAAGACGAGGTAG
- the CLN8 gene encoding protein CLN8 isoform X3: MRVPGPWPGAACGPRPSLYDVGSMSLPSSGPAGSVFDLDCTSGQVRWALVAAGCTFYLGVFVACHQLSSSLNATYRSLGAREQVFWNLAATRAVFGLQGTAAGLRALLLDPVLQADKVLGQQNWCWFHITTATGFFLFENLALHVSNALFHTFDGFLAVHHLFAFLGFLGSVVNLQAGHYLPMITLLLEMSTPFTCISWMLLKEFWVLHFRLQVDFCVRCEIRVQFHSFAGRLCGLAALEAEPVADGPPVPLPHGPHLPHVVGVPGPLGQPGPQPLPAALGALRGWAGPPHGPHQPLLDPQEDAAAAQPCGLELRARPPQRAGAAEEDEVAASAPTVPAAPTPGRVSPDPTPWLVCL, from the exons ATGAGGGTCCCGGGGCCGTGGCCTGGTGCAGCGTGTGGACCCCGGCCCAGCCTGTACGACGTCGGCAGCATGAGCCTCCCGAGCAGCGGGCCGGCGGGCAGCGTCTTTGACCTGGACTGCACCTCCGGGCAGGTCCGCTGGGCGCTGGTGGCTGCCGGCTGCACCTTCTACCTGGGCGTCTTCGTGGCCTGCCACCAGCTGTCATCCTCCCTGAACGCCACCTACCGCTCCCTGGGGGCCCGAGAGCAGGTCTTCTGGAACCTGGCGGCCACGCGCGCAGTCTTTGGCCTCCAGGGCACCGCGGCGGGGCTACGGGCGCTGCTGCTGGACCCCGTGCTGCAGGCCGACAAAGTGCTTGGCCAGCAGAACTGGTGCTGGTTCCACATCACCACGGCAACCGGATTCTTCCTCTTTGAGAACCTCGCGCTCCATGTGTCCAATGCGCTGTTCCACACATTCGACGGGTTCCTGGCCGTCCACCACCTCTTCGCCTTCCTCGGGTTTCTCGGCTCCGTGGTCAACCTCCAAGCGGGCCACTACCTGCCCATGATCACGCTGCTCCTGGAGATGAGCACGCCCTTCACCTGCATCTCCTGGATGCTCCTAAAG gagttttggGTCTTACATTTCCGCCttcaagttgatttttgtgtaaggtgtgagATAagggttcagtttcattcttttgcag GCCGGCTGTGCGGACTCGCTGCTCTGGAGGCTGAACCAGTGGCTGATGGTCCACCTGTTCCACTGCCGCATGGTCCTCACCTACCACATGTGGTGGGTGTGCCTGGGCCACTGGGACAGCCTGGCCCGCAGCCTCTTCCCGCCGCACTGGGCGCTCTTCGTGGTTGGGCTGGGCCTCCTCACGGTCCTCATCAACCCCTACTGGACCCGCAAGAAGACGCAGCAGCTGCTCAACCCTGTGGACTGGAACTTCGCGCCCGGCCGCCCCAACGGGCCGGCGCCGCCGAAGAAGACGAGGTAGCGGCCTCGGCCCCGACTGTCCCCGCGGCGCCGACCCCAGGCCGC GTTTCGCCAGACCCTACCCCCTGGTTGGTGTGTCTCTAG
- the LOC116746897 gene encoding putative cuticle collagen 155: MRTRGRGLAAAGRYQSVSRGGLGLPERTPHAPGRFLPDSDEQGKGRPSRLHSRWGPGAPWGERPGNSSVPTAPARGQDPAEPPCDPEAQPPGRPAGPRSPAVTQPCGPAGSTRRGRPEATAPGKQGQVQFLFATPCGRAQGTRLPSTLFRSGRPAGHAARGSLVVTGQQLALLSRRLLWSADCVPRGVGWTCEPPAGALPARGLPPARPAEDAAEGPRTWRSLPGLESDSPGLQTRQLGEVERTCLTWSPASGVKVDARLAGGAPKLTCPHGLTPQPFLLQGITGDT, from the exons ATGCGCACCCGGGGGCGGGGTCTAGCGGCGGCCGGGCGCTACCAAAGCGTTAGCCGGGGGGGCCTCGGGCT CCCCGAACGCACCCCTCACGCCCCAGGTCGATTCCTCCCGGACAGTGATGAGCAAGGCAAGGGTCGCCCTAGCCGACTGCACTCGCGCTGGGGTCCTGGGGCCCCCTGGGGGGAGCGGCCCGGCAACTCTTCTGTGCCCACCGCCCCGGCCCGCGGACAGGACCCGGCAGAGCCCCCATGTGACCCCGAAGCCCAGCCCCCCGGAAGGCCCGCTGGGCCGCGCAGCCCGGCCGTGACTCAGCCCTGCGGCCCTGCCGGGTCCACGCGCAGAGGCCGGCCCGAGGCCACGGCGCCCGGGAAGCAGGGTCAAGTGCAGTTTCTCTTCGCCACTCCCTGCGGCCGTGCGCAGGGGACCCGGCTTCCCTCCACCCTGTTCCGCTCAGGCCGGCCGGCTGGGCATGCGGCCCGAGGGTCGCTGGTTGTGACGGGGCAGCAGCTGGCATTGCTCAGCAGGCGGCTCCTGTGGTCGGCGGACTGCGTCCCGCGGGGTGTGGGATGGACGTGTGAACCGCCAGCCGGCGCCCTCCCCGCCCGCGGCCTCCCGCCCGCGAGGCCCGCAGAAGATGCAGCCGAGGGGCCCAGAACCTGGCGCAGCCTCCCGGGCTTGGAGTCGGACAGCCCTGGGCTCCAGACTCGCCAGCTGGGAGAGGTTGAGAGAACCTGCTTAACCTGGAGCCCGGCCTCGGGTGTGAAGGTGGACGCCCGCCTGGCCGGGGGCGCCCCGAAGCTCACGTGTCCCCATGGTCTCACCCCGCAGCCTTTCTTACTTCAGG GTATAACTGGTGATACATAA